A region from the Papaver somniferum cultivar HN1 unplaced genomic scaffold, ASM357369v1 unplaced-scaffold_125, whole genome shotgun sequence genome encodes:
- the LOC113331274 gene encoding HIPL1 protein-like, whose protein sequence is MEPETNSATNILFISSYLLLLLLLLPSAASFPLCLDSKAPFSPKTPLVFCPNDGSVCCDSNQDLELQKVFQSMNISEHVCASLMKSVLCAQCHQFSWDLFRSDSGTRSVPILCTGSANLTLSKNTSNNFCSKVWDGCKTASILNSPFAPSLRNKIKVAVRSTSSSSKLADLWKSNTSFCKDFGGSPDDGLVCFNGTSAMLHNTADPEPPNGICLEQVANGSYLDMTPHPDGSNRVFLASQQGKIWLANVPEEGTGEAMVLDESNPFVDLSDTVHISTELGLMSIAFHPDFAHNGRFFGSYSCDMDHWSGCSGRCSCNTDVDCDPSKLRTRYGARPCQFHTIISEYTANNSGSDPSTATKGNPVEVRRIFTMGIAYTNANGGQIIFGPDGYLYFMTGDGETELDPYNLAQNKKSLLGKILRFDVNNFPSKAELTKLDTWGNYSIPKDNPFMDDRNSLPEIWALGLRNPWRCNWDSERPSYFLCVDSGKDQYEEVEIITKGGNYGWPYFEGTFPFHFQNSSSGNKNKDSTNLIFPLMGYDHSPVNTNDGSSSIAGGFVYRSDTDPCLYGKYLFTDLYGFAIWAGTENPENSGTFTTAKVPFSCSRNSPIQCNLEKEKSHLNLGYVFSMGKDNRKDIYLLTSKGVLRIAPSSRCNYVCSKENLTAFRNPQHEHLE, encoded by the exons atggaGCCAGAAACGAATTCTGCCACTAATATTCTTTTTATTTCGTCttacttgctgctgctgctgcttttacTCCCTTCTGCTGCTTCTTTCCCCTTGTGCCTTGATTCAA AGGCACCATTTAGTCCGAAGACACCTTTGGTTTTCTGTCCTAACGATGGCAGTGTCTGTTGTGACTCCAACCAGGATTTGGAATTGCAGAAAGTATTTCAATCTATGAACATTTCTGAACATGTTTGTGCTTCTCTAATGAAATCTGTACTTTGCGCG CAATGTCATCAATTCTCATGGGATTTATTTAGAAGTGATTCAGGGACTCGATCAGTTCCAATACTCTGCACCGGTTCAGCGAACTTAACTCTATCCAAGAACACTTCAAATAATTTTTGTTCAAAGGTATGGGATGGATGCAAAACTGCATCCATACTAAATTCTCCATTTGCACCCTCGCTACGGAATAAAATTAAAGTAGCAGTtcgttctacttcttcttcttctaaattagCCGATCTTTGGAAGTCAAATACTAGTTTCTGTAAAGACTTTGGTGGATCTCCAGATGATGGACTAGTATGTTTCAACGGGACATCAGCAATGCTACATAATACTGCAGATCCGGAGCCGCCAAATGGCATTTGCCTTGAGCAAGTAGCTAATGGGTCTTATCTTGATATGACACCTCATCCAGATGGATCCAACCGTGTTTTCTTGGCTAGCCAACAAGGTAAAATATGGTTGGCGAATGTTCCGGAAGAGGGAACTGGAGAAGCAATGGTCCTAGATGAATCAAATCCATTTGTAGATTTATCTGATACGGTACACATTAGTACCGAGCTTGGGCTGATGAGCATAGCATTCCATCCAGACTTTGCGCACAACGGCCGTTTCTTTGGATCATATAGTTGTGACATGGACCATTGGTCTGGATGTTCTGGAAGATGTTCATGTAATACAGACGTTGACTGTGATCCTTCAAAGCTTCGTACTCGTTACGGGGCTCGGCCATGCCAATTTCATACTATTATCTCAGAGTATACCGCTAACAACAGCGGGTCTGATCCATCCACG GCAACAAAAGGCAATCCGGTGGAAGTGAGGAGGATATTCACAATGGGCATTGCGTATACGAATGCTAATGGGGGACAAATCATCTTTGGTCCTGATGGGTACTTATACTTTATGACAGGAGACGGCGAAACTGAACTTGATCCGTACAATCTTGCCCAAAACAAGAAATCCTTGCTTGGTAAAATTCTGAGGTTTGACGTCAATAACTTTCCAA GTAAAGCAGAACTAACCAAACTTGATACATGGGGGAATTACTCTATACCAAAAGATAATCCGTTTATGGATGACAGGAATTCCCTTCCTGAAATTTGGGCCTTGGGGTTAAGAAATCCATGGCGTTGCAATTGGGATTCAGAGAGACCATCCTACTTCCTCTGTGTAGACTCTGGCAAG GATCAATACGAAGAAGTGGAAATAATCACGAAAGGTGGAAACTACGGATGGCCATATTTTGAGGGAACATTCCCTTTCCATTTTCAGAATTCTTCTAGTGGAAATAAGAATAAAGACTCTACAAACCTTATCTTTCCTTTAATGGGATACGATCACTCTCCTGTTAATACAAACGATGGTTCTTCGTCCATTGCAGGTGGTTTTGTATATAGGTCCGATACTGATCCATGCTTATATGGCAA GTACTTGTTTACAGATTTATACGGGTTTGCTATATGGGCAGGGACAGAGAACCCCGAAAACAGCGGGACATTTACTACTGCTAAGGTTCCTTTTAGTTGTTCTCGTAACTCTCCAATTCAGTGCaatttggaaaaagaaaaatctcaccTTAATTTGGGTTATGTTTTCTCAATGGGAAAGGATAATAGGAAGGATATATATCTTTTAACAAGCAAGGGTGTACTCCGGATCGCTCCTTCAAGTCGATGTAACTATGTATGCTCGAAGGAAAATCTTACAGCTTTCCGAAATCCACAACAT GAGCACTTGGAGTAG